GTACCAGGAGTAAAAAGTTCTCCGACGCCTAATTCTTTTAGTTTATTCAAATCCTCTTCAGGAATAATTCCCCCACCGAAGAGGAGGATATCATCAACTTTCTTTTCCTTCATAAGATTCAGGATTCTTGGAAAAATAGTCATATGCGCGCCGGAGAGAATAGAGATTCCAATAGCATCAACATCCTCCTGGATTGCGGCTTCAACAATCATTTCAGGTGTTTGCCTTAGACCTGTATAGATCACTTCCATACCAGCATCTCTGAGAGCCGCGGCAACAACTTTAGCTCCTCTATCATGACCATCCAATCCGGCTTTTGCCACTAGTACTCTGATTTTGTGTTCCATTTTTATATCCGTTTTCTTAATAATATCAATTTTATACATACGAAAAATACTACCAGTTTAGTCAAAAGACAATTTCATTCCGGAATCTGCAGATGAAAAATGATGAAACCAGTTGAGAGAAGTATAATGGCCTGACTTACAATAAAATCAGAGATAAGTACCGATCAGCGTTTGGAAGATTTAACAATTTTATCGTAATATTTGCGAGCAATTTCGAGATCGGACGGGGTGTCGACAGAGAGACTATCGATTTCCGTAATTACTATTTTCATTTTATATCCGTATTCGAGAAAGCGGAGCTGTTCTAATTTTTCGATCTGTTCGAGATCAGTCGGTTTTGATGCTGTGAATTTAAGGAGGGCATCACGCCTATAAACGTAGAGACCGATATGCTTATACATTTCAGCGTTTTCGATCCTCTGCAGATTAGTGCGGGCATCGCGGGCAAACGGGATAGGAGAACGCGAGAAGTACATTGCAAAATTGTTGTAATCGAAAACAACTTTAACAACAGAGGGAGATTTCATTTCTTCAACGCTTTTTATTCTTTTAGCAAGCGTTGAGACACTTACTTTCTTATCGAATAAGAGAGGTTCGATAGCTTCATCGATCATTTTACCTTTGATAAAAGGTTCATCGCCCTGAATATTAACTATTATGCCGGCATCGGGAATTTTTTCTGCAACCAGAGCGATTCGGTCGGATCCTGTAGCAACATTCTGAGGAGTCATATAGACTTCAGCGCCGAAATCCTTAGCAACCTTGAAGAGGCGGTCGTCATCAACAGCAATAACAACTTTATCGAGCAATTTGGATTTTTTAGCTGACTGATAGGTATGCTGGATCATCGGTTTGCCGCCGATATCGGCAAGAGGTTTTCCCATCAGCCGGGTGGATGCAAAACGCGCGGGTATTATACCGATTATCATATTAGTTCTTTAGAATAGATCACTGGTTTATAACTTTCGGTACTTTGAAGAACTGATGGTCGCGATCGGGGGAATTTTTCAACGCTTCCTCCCTGTCAATTGAATTTTTCAGAAGATCTTCACGAAAAACATTTTCATTCGGTACCGGGTGCGACATCGGTTCAATATTGTCTGTATTAAGCTGGTTAAGTTTTTCAAAAAAGCTTAATATTTCATTGAAACTGGATGTAAATCCTTCCAGTTCCTGTTCATCAAAGTTGAGTCTTGCCAAATCCGCAATATATTTTACATCATCGATGGATACAGACATTTAAGATTCCTTAATTAAACCCGGCGCTGTTAAAAGTTGTAGAAATAAATGATTGATCCCCCTGGTAGGGATTATTTTTGATTCTAACTCTAAGAGAGTGATCCCGATCGCCTCTTTTAGGACTGCTGTACGTCATTACATAAAAGCTGTTTGCAAATTTGACAACCCGGTTTTCCATTTCAGAGAATCTCCGGATTATTTCGTTCTCCTGACCCGGTTTAAAACTTCCACCAGTACCAAAAGCATTTATTATTTCCGGTTGAAGCGACGGACCGACGCCGATTGTATAGACAAGTTTATTATGAATTGAATTCAATCCTGAAGCCAGTGAGACGGAACCCTGTGTATCCTCGCCATCGGAAATAATAATTAAGCATCCCTGAACAATTTCGTCGAGAGAAAAGATGTCGTCCCATTTTTTCGAACCGGTTATAACAGATCCGTAAAAATCAGTTGTCCTTACACCAAGCAGGTACTGTGTATCGATAATATTTTTTAACTGGTTTACATCGGATGAATAATCGCTAAGGAGTGCTGCCTTATCGGAGAACTGATAAACCGCGACTTCCTGATTGGGTCTTATTCCGTTAACAATTTCTTTAGCCGAATTTCTGATTGTACCGAGATCATTTTCAAGACTTGTACTGTTGTCGAGCAACAGAACTGTTTTCAGTTTATAAGGGGATGCTGCACGCTTTTCAATTTTTAATCCTGATTCCGAGATAGATAACGGTAATTCGTCTTCAAAAACCTCGAAGTCGGATAATTGAAGATTTGTAACACCGCTTCCGTTGAGATCGAGTACCTGGAAAACCACTTCTACAGTATTTGGCAACCTGGTTTCAGTCCTGTGAAGTTTTAGAGCATATCCGTTAATCGTTGGCATTGTAGATGGAAGAGTGGTAAAATTCCATACCGGGCCAGACCTTGAAACCCCGTCATTTCCTTTCGCAACAATACGCCAGAAATATTTTGTATTGTAGTTAAGCGGCGGAGTAGTAAAAGATTTACTTTGTGTTGTAGTGTATTTAATAAGCGGCGGATTCATAGGTCCGAGGTATACATCATACTCCGAAGCATTATCGCATTCCCATTTAAGGGTTACAAAAAGAAGCTGATTAAGAGCACCGTCTGATGGAGCCGGGGTATTAGGATAATTCTTATCCGAAGTAACCGGATCAATAATCGGCGTCGTCTCTGATGGCGCAGTAGAATCGAAGGAACAACTGAAAGCAATTAGAGCAACTAAAAGTAAAGGTACTTTGCTAATCCGGTTTAACATTTATCGATTGATTTTCTCTTTGTACTGCCGAAATATAATGATAAAAATTAATAATGTAACTGCCGGAATGACTGATTGATTGCATTGATCCGCCGGTTAATAGAGGGATGACTGTAAAAGAACCACTCAACCAGGGGGTGCGGGTTTCTATCCCCCAGGTTCTGATCGGTCAATTTTTCCAGAGTATTGATAAATGCCTCCTTCTTGCCTGTAGTTCTGACGGCATAGTCATCCGCCTCGTATTCGAATCGGCGGGAGATGAAATTTGATATGGGAGTAAAAAACAATCCAATCAGTGTTCCGAATAAAACAAGAAGAGGGAGCACGGAGATTTGAGTAATTGAATTAAAACCGAAAAACCGGATTGAGCCGGAGAAAAGCAAAGCGATTAAATAAAACGTAAAAAAGCTGAGAGAAGTACTGATGATAATATTCTTGATTATATGCTTTTTCTTAAAATGCCCCAGTTCATGAGCGATAACTGTTTCAATCTCATCAGTAGTATAATTTTCGAGAAGTGTGTCGCCAAGCAGAATTCTTTTAGTTCTGCCGAGTCCGGTAAATGCGGCATTCGCTTTTTTTGTATTACGGCTCATATCGAATTTGTAAACATTATTAACTTTAAGTCCGGCTTTCAGGGACAACTCTAATATCCGGGTTTTTAGCTCTTCGTCGTCAACCGGTTTTACTTTATAAAATATGGGAAGAATTAGAACCGGGAGTATTTGAGCAAGAATGACCGATACAAAAAAGATCAGAATTGCAAAAGGGAGCCACCAGTTCTCCAAGAAATAGTTCAGTATGAAGTAGAATATCAGTAAAAGCGGAATACCGATAACTGCTCCAACCAGGGTTTCTTTTAAATTCTCAACAATCCATTTAAGGAATGTTTGATTGGACAGGCTATACTTATGCTCCAGATAATAACCGGTATAATAATTTACGGGTGCAAAAATTATTGAAAGGAAGAGGGACAATAGCAGTACATAAACTAGCAGAACTAAATAGCTGTTTGAAAAATAATCTCTTATAAAAATCTCAGTTTGAAGACTTAGTCCGGAATACAAAAAAAAGAAGAGTAGAAGAAAAGACAATATCCCTTTTCCAATGCTGAAGGAAAGTTTAATGTTGTTATATTTCTTGGCATCTCCATTCATTATACAGGTCTTCCGTGTTTAAGCGGTAAGAAAGGATTGATCAGATAAGTCCGAAAACATTCTGCGGGATCCATCCGACTTTACCATCCACCAGGCGGATTTTATACCATCCATTAACCTGATCCTCAACAACGAATTTAATCCCTTCATGGATAACGAACTGGTCGTTGCTTTTTTGATCCGGAGCGACTTTTACTGAGTAGATCTCTTCGGTAAGGACACCATAATCAGTTACAGCTTCGTGATTATAACGCGAAATCAGAATTACTACAACTAAAATTAAAAGCGCGAGAGAAATTGAGCCGGCCATTAATGAAATTTTCTGTATCCTGATTCTTCCGGAGAGAATAAAAAGTCCAATCGACGTTAAGAAAATCCAGAAAATAATAACAGTAATAACAGACCAGCCGCTCAAAGAGAAGGAAGTAATAAACACCTCCCACCATTGAACGATGAAAATTTTAGGTAGCTCAGTAATTTTATCTACAGTGCGGGAATTAGCGACTTTCAGGTTGAACTGAATATCCTCGTCGCCGGGTGAAAGTTTTAATCCTCTTTCATAATAAAGGATGGCATTACCGATACTGCCGGATTTGAAATAGGCATTTCCGAGATTATAATAGAGAGCAGGACTTTCGTAACCCTGAGAAAGAATCGGCTTGTATGCCTGGATAGCCTGATCATATTTCTGATCCTGATAATATTTATTCGCCCTTTCCATTAATTGTTCAGGCGACTGCCCCCAATTCAAAACTGGAAACGATAAAAACAGAACGATGACACATACGGCCTTCATAAAATTATTCATTTCTTCTTCTCCAGAGCAGAATCGACTTCAACAATCAGTTTAACCGTACTGTTATAGATTTCCGAAGCCGAAGTAGAAGTTTCCCCCTGAGGAGCGAAACGGACAAATTCGCACTTCTCAGCAACAGATTTTACACGATCGATTAAGTTATAATCGACGAGTTTCGATTTTAATTTTTCAAGAGCGGTTTCTAATGTAAACTCCGATTTCTGTATACCCAGTTTATCTTCAAGGTATCCGTAGAGAGCCTGGGACAGCTCCATATAGAATTCCGAGATTTTATTTTCGTCGAGCGCTTTCTTGGAAATCTTCAGACGCAAGCGGGCAGCTTTTTCGGCTTTCTGATATTTCATAAGTTGAATATTTCCATAGAGTTTTTCCTGCCGCTTTCTATAACCAACCGCAATAATCAAACCGAAGACAGGCAGAATGAGTGAGATCCAGAACCAGGGTTTAAGAGCCGAATTATCCTGCCTCCTCTCAAGTCCGGAATCACCGGTTTTAATAAACCTGATATCTTCGCTTAATAATCTAACATCCTCTTTGGCATAATTGCTTGCAACCGGTTCGTACTGTCCTTCACCTTTTACTACATTAATTTTAAAAACGGGAGAATTGAGAGTAACATATTTCCTGGCGGAGGGATTAAAGAAAGAAAACTCCATCGATGGAATCTCTTTATCGCCCTGGATTCTCGGCACTATCAGATATTCAACAATTTTCTGACCCGAGACAACTCCGCTTTTGTTTACATTATCATAAACCTTGGGATCATATTTTTCGAAACCGGCCGGGAGCTGCGGTTCAGGGGCTTTTAATAATTGGATATTCCCGGATCCGGAGAGTGTAAGACGGAGTGTTATACTTTCATTCGTTACAACTTTGTCTTTATCTATTTCAGTTTTAAAATTGAAATTACCAACAGCACCGTTAAATGACGCAGGAACTCCTGCTGCCGGAAGCGGATCGACTTCAACTCTGAGAGTATTCGACTTTGCCTGATATTCAACAGTCTCAGTCCTTCCGAAGAAAGAATCATTAAAGAACTCGTCGAATACATCATTACCCGTTTTTTTCTTTTTCACGATGACCGGGATATTCAGTTCAAAAGGCGTAACGTTCAGCTGACCGGTCTTAGTTGGAAAGAGAGCAACTTTTTTAATTGTAGCAACACGGTACCTTTCGCCCTTATACATTCCGACGTCGAAAGCGATAGTTTGGGAAGGATCGATTTCGACAGCCCAAAATCCCTGATACTGAGGAAGTTTGGTAATCTGCGGAGAAGAGATATTTAATTTCGTATAGAGTTTATATGTGACAGTCAGCTGTTCGCCCAGGTAAACACGGTTCTTATTCGATTCAGCTACAATAAAAACATTTTTTGCAAGTTCCTCTTCCGAATACCCGCCTGTGCTCTGCTGCTGTTGCTGTGGAGTTCCCTTTTCCACTTTTATATTTATCGGATTGGTGCGGTATGTTTTACCGCCGAACTCGACTGAAGCAGAGCCAATAGTATAATCGCCGATTCCTGAAGGCTGAAGAATATAGACAAATGAAAGTGAGCCGGAGACCTTACCGTTAATTATCTGCATACTTGTCGATTGATTTGGTCCGGATAAAATTCTGAATCCGCTGAAATTAGGCGGGCGGAAATCCTTCACGCCGTTCACATCACTTCCCGAAAAAGTAAAATAGACCTGAAACCGATCGTACTGGCCGACAGTTGTACGGTCTACACTCGAATTAAATTCCTGAGCATTGGAATAATGGAATATTCCGTTAAGAAGGAATAGAACAACTAAGAATAAACTGATTTTTTTTACTGGTTTCATATATTTAAAAATTTTGTGCCCGAATCTAAATGAAATTATTATGATACATTCAATACGTCTCTTAATCACCAGTCTTTTTCTCTTACAACAGGTTTACCTTTAATCTGACGTAATTTTTTCTGCAGATCCTGTTCATTATTCTTAAGGGCTTCAAGAATTCTCTCAGCATCCTCTTTCGAGATCTGATTTTTCTGCTGCTGTTGCTGCTGCTGATTCTGCTTATCCTGATCTTTATTCTGATCGTTCTGATTCTGGTTTTGATTCTGGTTCTGCTGCTGGTCTTTGTTCTGATCCTGTTTATCCTGGTTCTGCTGCTGTTTATTCTGATTCTGTTTCAGCATGTTGAGTGCATAAGAAAGATTGTACTTAGTCTCCATGTCATCGGGATTCAGTTTAAGAGCGTTTTTATAAGCGCCGATACTTTCCTGCAACTTCTGGGATTTAAGTAGTGAATTGCCGATGTTATGGTAAACCCTTGACTGATTAATTTTATCCTCAGTAAAAGAGAGGGAATTTTTAAAGGACTGAAGAGCTTCGTCGTATCTTCCCTGTTTATAATACGCATCACCCAGATTAAAATGGCCTTCGAACAACTGGTTATCTTTTTCCAGACCCTTTTTAAAATTGACCTCAGCTTCAGCATATTTATTATTTTTATAAAGGTCTACCCCGTCGTTAATCAAACCACGTTTCGATTGAGCAGAAGCAACCGATAATGCAGCTACAAAGAGAGATACTAAGAAAACAAGATTTTTTTTCATTGTTCCGCCTCTCCCGGTTTTTCGAATCTCATCAGCCACCTGGCTCTGTTAAAAGAAATAAAAAACTCGGCAAAAAGAATAATGATTGCCGGGAATAAAAAATAATAGAAACGGTCCTCGTACTCGGTAATTTTTTTAGTGCCGTATTCAGTCTGCTCAATTTTAGCGAGATCGTTATAGATCGATTCCAGTTCATCCTCGGTATTGGTTCCCCGGTAATACTTCCCTTCGGCTTTTTCGACAATCGATTTAAGAGTTGTCTCATCAAGTTTTGTAAGAACTATATTACCCTGATTATCCTTCTTATATCCGGTTTGAACACCGGACTGATTATAGACAGGAATTGGAACACCCGCAGGTGAACCGAGTCCGATAGCATAAATAGCAACATCTTTGGAATTGGCATCGTCAACCGCTGAATCTATATCCCCTTCGTGATCTTCACCGTCGGTGATAACAACAAT
This Melioribacteraceae bacterium DNA region includes the following protein-coding sequences:
- a CDS encoding cobalamin B12-binding domain-containing protein, which encodes MEHKIRVLVAKAGLDGHDRGAKVVAAALRDAGMEVIYTGLRQTPEMIVEAAIQEDVDAIGISILSGAHMTIFPRILNLMKEKKVDDILLFGGGIIPEEDLNKLKELGVGELFTPGTPTTEIIKFLKEWVVSHPKN
- the kdsB gene encoding 3-deoxy-manno-octulosonate cytidylyltransferase; translation: MIIGIIPARFASTRLMGKPLADIGGKPMIQHTYQSAKKSKLLDKVVIAVDDDRLFKVAKDFGAEVYMTPQNVATGSDRIALVAEKIPDAGIIVNIQGDEPFIKGKMIDEAIEPLLFDKKVSVSTLAKRIKSVEEMKSPSVVKVVFDYNNFAMYFSRSPIPFARDARTNLQRIENAEMYKHIGLYVYRRDALLKFTASKPTDLEQIEKLEQLRFLEYGYKMKIVITEIDSLSVDTPSDLEIARKYYDKIVKSSKR
- the gatC gene encoding Asp-tRNA(Asn)/Glu-tRNA(Gln) amidotransferase subunit GatC, with protein sequence MSVSIDDVKYIADLARLNFDEQELEGFTSSFNEILSFFEKLNQLNTDNIEPMSHPVPNENVFREDLLKNSIDREEALKNSPDRDHQFFKVPKVINQ
- a CDS encoding VWA domain-containing protein, producing MLNRISKVPLLLVALIAFSCSFDSTAPSETTPIIDPVTSDKNYPNTPAPSDGALNQLLFVTLKWECDNASEYDVYLGPMNPPLIKYTTTQSKSFTTPPLNYNTKYFWRIVAKGNDGVSRSGPVWNFTTLPSTMPTINGYALKLHRTETRLPNTVEVVFQVLDLNGSGVTNLQLSDFEVFEDELPLSISESGLKIEKRAASPYKLKTVLLLDNSTSLENDLGTIRNSAKEIVNGIRPNQEVAVYQFSDKAALLSDYSSDVNQLKNIIDTQYLLGVRTTDFYGSVITGSKKWDDIFSLDEIVQGCLIIISDGEDTQGSVSLASGLNSIHNKLVYTIGVGPSLQPEIINAFGTGGSFKPGQENEIIRRFSEMENRVVKFANSFYVMTYSSPKRGDRDHSLRVRIKNNPYQGDQSFISTTFNSAGFN
- a CDS encoding M48 family metallopeptidase gives rise to the protein MNGDAKKYNNIKLSFSIGKGILSFLLLFFFLYSGLSLQTEIFIRDYFSNSYLVLLVYVLLLSLFLSIIFAPVNYYTGYYLEHKYSLSNQTFLKWIVENLKETLVGAVIGIPLLLIFYFILNYFLENWWLPFAILIFFVSVILAQILPVLILPIFYKVKPVDDEELKTRILELSLKAGLKVNNVYKFDMSRNTKKANAAFTGLGRTKRILLGDTLLENYTTDEIETVIAHELGHFKKKHIIKNIIISTSLSFFTFYLIALLFSGSIRFFGFNSITQISVLPLLVLFGTLIGLFFTPISNFISRRFEYEADDYAVRTTGKKEAFINTLEKLTDQNLGDRNPHPLVEWFFYSHPSINRRINAINQSFRQLHY
- a CDS encoding tetratricopeptide repeat protein, with amino-acid sequence MERANKYYQDQKYDQAIQAYKPILSQGYESPALYYNLGNAYFKSGSIGNAILYYERGLKLSPGDEDIQFNLKVANSRTVDKITELPKIFIVQWWEVFITSFSLSGWSVITVIIFWIFLTSIGLFILSGRIRIQKISLMAGSISLALLILVVVILISRYNHEAVTDYGVLTEEIYSVKVAPDQKSNDQFVIHEGIKFVVEDQVNGWYKIRLVDGKVGWIPQNVFGLI
- a CDS encoding BatD family protein, which encodes MKPVKKISLFLVVLFLLNGIFHYSNAQEFNSSVDRTTVGQYDRFQVYFTFSGSDVNGVKDFRPPNFSGFRILSGPNQSTSMQIINGKVSGSLSFVYILQPSGIGDYTIGSASVEFGGKTYRTNPINIKVEKGTPQQQQQSTGGYSEEELAKNVFIVAESNKNRVYLGEQLTVTYKLYTKLNISSPQITKLPQYQGFWAVEIDPSQTIAFDVGMYKGERYRVATIKKVALFPTKTGQLNVTPFELNIPVIVKKKKTGNDVFDEFFNDSFFGRTETVEYQAKSNTLRVEVDPLPAAGVPASFNGAVGNFNFKTEIDKDKVVTNESITLRLTLSGSGNIQLLKAPEPQLPAGFEKYDPKVYDNVNKSGVVSGQKIVEYLIVPRIQGDKEIPSMEFSFFNPSARKYVTLNSPVFKINVVKGEGQYEPVASNYAKEDVRLLSEDIRFIKTGDSGLERRQDNSALKPWFWISLILPVFGLIIAVGYRKRQEKLYGNIQLMKYQKAEKAARLRLKISKKALDENKISEFYMELSQALYGYLEDKLGIQKSEFTLETALEKLKSKLVDYNLIDRVKSVAEKCEFVRFAPQGETSTSASEIYNSTVKLIVEVDSALEKKK
- a CDS encoding tetratricopeptide repeat protein encodes the protein MKKNLVFLVSLFVAALSVASAQSKRGLINDGVDLYKNNKYAEAEVNFKKGLEKDNQLFEGHFNLGDAYYKQGRYDEALQSFKNSLSFTEDKINQSRVYHNIGNSLLKSQKLQESIGAYKNALKLNPDDMETKYNLSYALNMLKQNQNKQQQNQDKQDQNKDQQQNQNQNQNQNDQNKDQDKQNQQQQQQQKNQISKEDAERILEALKNNEQDLQKKLRQIKGKPVVREKDW